In one Molothrus ater isolate BHLD 08-10-18 breed brown headed cowbird chromosome 6, BPBGC_Mater_1.1, whole genome shotgun sequence genomic region, the following are encoded:
- the HPS5 gene encoding BLOC-2 complex member HPS5, whose translation MASVPVIPDSYNHVLAELECLDPLLSALRLDSSRLKCTCIDVSKRWLALGSSGGGLNLIQKDGWKQRLFLTHKEGAISQVACCLHDEDYVAVATSQGLVVVWELNQERRGKPERIYVSSEHKGRKVTALCWDTAALRVFVGDHVGKVSAIKINTSKQGKAAATFVMFPVQIITTVDSRVVQLDYLDGRLLISSLTRTYLCDTEREKFWKIGNKERDGEFGACFFPVGKNSGNQQPLIYCARPGSRMWEVNFDGEVQSTHQFKQLLSSPPLPVVTLRQDPDYTGSSCSPQSLSFSKLLYLTEHCVVTWTERGIYIFLPQSLQVLLWSEVKDIQDIAVHKSELFCLHTNGKVVHLSLLLVDRCIERLMRRGFWTLAARVSCLFQNSIVSCRARKNLPLDKLEHLKSQLDASTQQDLTAQLEELIAKLEPLDSACSSRRSSISSHESFSVLDSGIYRVISRRGSQSDEDSCSLHSQTFSEDERLKEFPAHHEDEQLELENVSHASVVVEADRNETFLPFSIPLSFRSPSPLVSLQAVKESVSSFVRKTTEKIGTLHISPESRGKHEAKDDEQLPELTLNPVASPQEEKESEPQNCQLPEEDHMRDLKAATAEAIAKLQDPLVLLEPQSMRRVLQEWLVRLEEKFSQEHSALSLKKNKTVCAENQRAVVEENLQMAPADRDPVDKEQSGILEDCIAKENTETCASKSMCENGTDVTGPLGCGFQVSPPCTIEPDVLKDLMELTTLCFELRVFSAGSAEAEESSEGNLPPAASGTLACRFMQSYFFLLDLKRVKQCIITTCATSPNIWETYIAGLKEITCHSPVALAMESEDMLKILKLLHDLGPWADSPLLLAHAQRLYEKFGETALRTLIKFHPSILPSDIKQLCRNDPAHFLAYLDSLVKSKPEDKRPFLLRSLLQPESVRLDWLCLAVSHDAPQRANTVDEEGNPRPRSHLFTWGYSQLILLLIKLPADFVMKEKMADICKSHGFWPGYLFLCLELDRRIEAFANIVYLDDLSLLNGEDGSIPETIEEWKFVLHLAQNHSTASHQHSPQNGNAVSNGGPSCPDCITVENVALLLAKAIGPNRALPLLQECGLTLELSERFTGVCEILRIAEKRQRALIQSMLERCDRFLWSQQA comes from the exons ATGGCCTCTGTGCCAGTAATTCCAGACTCTTACAACCATGTCTTGGCAGAGTTGGAGTGTTTGGATCCGTTGCTTTCTGCACTCAGGTTGGATTCCAGTCGTCTTAAG TGCACATGTATAGATGTGTCAAAGAGGTGGCTGGCTCTAGGCAGCTCAGGAGGAGGACTGAACCTTATCCAGAAGGATGGTTGGAAGCAAAGACTCTTTCTCACTCACAAG GAAGGTGCCATTTCCCAGGTGGCCTGTTGTTTGCATGATGAAGACTATGTTGCTGTTGCCACCAG CCAAGGCCTTGTAGTGGTCTGGGAGCTGAATCAGGAACGTCGTGGGAAGCCAGAACGGATTTATGTTTCCTCTGAGCATAAGGGCAGAAAagtcacagctctgtgctgggataCAGCTGCCCTTCGAGTTTTTGTAGGAGATCATGTGGGGAAAGTATCAGCCATCAAGATTAACACATCAAAACAAGGGAAG GCTGCAGCTACTTTTGTGATGTTTCCTGTCCAGATTATAACCACTGTAGATTCTCGGGTGGTTCAGCTTGATTATTTGGATGGAAGGCTGCTGATATCTTCACTTACCCGCACTTATTTATGTGATACTGAGAG AGAGAAGTTCTGGAAAATTGGTAATAAAGAGAGAGATGGAGAATTTGGAGCATGTTTCTTCCCTGTTGGAAAAAACAGTGGAAATCAGCAGCCATTAATATACTGTGCTCGACCTGGCTCGAGGATGTGGGAGGTGAACTTTGACGGGGAAGTGCAAAGCACACATCAGTTCAAGCAGCTGCTCTCATCTCCACCTCTTCCTGTTGTTACTCTCAG gCAGGATCCTGATTATactggctccagctgctctccacaATCTTTATCTTTCTCCAAGCTGCTGTATTTGAC TGAGCACTGTGTGGTGACctggacagaaagaggcatttatatttttcttccccaaagcCTTCAAGTCTTACTCTGGAGTGAAGTTAAAG ATATTCAGGATATTGCAGTTCACAAGAGTGAGTTGTTCTGTCTGCATACAAATGGGAAGGTTGTgcacctctccctcctgctggtTGATCGCTGCATAGAGCGTCTGATGAGAAGAGGTTTCTGGACTCTTGCTGCCAGGGTCTCTTGTCTCTTCCAAAATTCAATTGTTTCTTGCAGA GCAAGAAAAAATTTGCCTCTAGACAAGCTGGAGCACTTGAAGTCTCAGCTGGATGCTTCAACCCAGCAAGATCTCACTGCACAACTGGAAGAACTGATTGCAAAGTTGGAACCTCTGGATTCTGCATGCAGCAGTAGAAGGAGCAGTATTTCATCCCAT GAAAGCTTCAGTGTCTTAGACTCTGGAATCTACCGTGTTATCAGTCGAAGGGGCAGTCAGTCAGATGAAGACTCCTGTTCCCTCCACAGTCAAACATTCTCAGAAGATGAGAGACTTAAAGAATTTCCTGCACACCATGAAGATGAACAACTAGAACTTG AGAACGTATCTCATGCATCTGTGGTGGTTGAGGCTGACCGGAATGAGACATTTCTCCCATTCAGTATTCCTTTGTCATTCCGTTCCCCATCTCCTCTCGTCTCTCTCCAAGCTGTCAAAGAAAG TGTTTCCAGCTTTGTACGCAAAACCACGGAAAAGATTGGCACGCTTCATATAAGTCCTGAATCTAGAGGGAAGCATGAAGCAAAGGATGATGAGCAGCTGCCAGAACTAACTCTTAATCCAGTAGCATCTccccaggaagaaaaaga GTCAGAACCCCAGAACTGCCAGCTTCCTGAGGAGGACCATATGAGAGATCTCAAGGCTGCAACAGCAGAAGCTAT AGCCAAGCTCCAGGATCCCCTGGTTTTGTTAGAACCTCAGTCTATGAGGAGGGTCTTACAGGAATGGCTTGTCCGTCTAGAAGAAAAATTCAGCCAGGAGCATTCTGCTTTGTCTCTTAAGAAAAACAAGACTGTGTGTGCTGAAAATCAGAGGGCAGTTGTGGAGGAAAACCTGCAAATGGCTCCAGCTGACAGAGACCCAGTAGACAAGGAGCAGAGCGGTATTTTGGAAGActgcattgcaaaggaaaaCACCGAAACCTGTGCGAGCAAATCCATGTGTGAAAATGGTACTGATGTGACTGGGCCTCTGGGCTGTGGCTTTCAGGTGTCTCCTCCATGTACCATTGAACCTGATGTTCTGAAAGATCTCATGGAGCTGACAACTCTGTGCTTTGAGCTGCGTGTCTTTTCTGCTGGGAGTGCTGAGGCTGAGGAGAGCTCTGAGGGAAATCTGCCACCAGCAGCTTCAGGGACCTTGGCTTGTAGGTTTATGCAAAGCTACTTCTTCCTTTTGGATTTAAAGAGAGTAAAGCAGTGTATTATAACCACCTGTGCCACCAGCCCTAATATATGGGAAACATACATTGCAGGATTGAAAG aaataacttGTCACAGTCCAGTTGCTTTAGCAATGGAAAGTGAAGATATGTTGAAAATACTGAAGCTGCTGCATGACCTGGGGCCATGGGCTGACAGCCCACTGTTGCTGGCACATGCTCAAAG gctttATGAAAAATTTGGGGAAACAGCTCTTCGTACCTTGATCAAGTTCCACCCCTCTATTTTACCTTCTGATATTAAACAGCTTTGCAGGAATGATCCAGCTCACTTTTTAGCATATTTAGATAGTCTGGTGAAATCCAAGCCAGAGGACAAAAG gcCGTTTCTCCTTAGGTCTCTTCTGCAGCCAGAATCTGTACGGTTGGATTGGTTGTGCTTGGCAGTTTCTCATGATGCTCCACAAAGGGCAAACACTGTGGATGAGGAAGGAAATCCCAG GCCAAGATCACATTTGTTTACTTGGGGCTACAGCCAGCTCATTCTGCTCTTGATTAAACTCCCAGCTGATTTTGTTATGAAAGAGAAGATGGCTGACATCTGTAAATCACATGG ATTTTGGCCTGGATATCTTTTTCTCTGTCTGGAGCTGGATAGAAGAATAGAAGCCTTTGCTAATATTGTTTATTTGGATGATTTGAGCCTGTTGAATGGAGAAGATG GTTCCATTCCAGAGACCATAGAAGAATGGAAGTTTGTTCTGCATCttgcacagaatcacagcacagcttcccaccagcacagcccacagaACGGGAACGCTGTCAGCAATGGAGGCCCGAGCTGCCCAGACTGCATCACTGTGGAAAACGTCgctctgctgctggccaaggccatCGGCCCAAATCGAGCCTTGCCTCTCTTGCAGGAGTGTGGCTTGACACTAGAATTGTCTGAGAGGTTTACTGGTGTCTGTGAGATACTGAGAATTGCTGAGAAGAGGCAGAG